A genomic stretch from Microtus pennsylvanicus isolate mMicPen1 chromosome 9, mMicPen1.hap1, whole genome shotgun sequence includes:
- the Dlx2 gene encoding homeobox protein DLX-2 produces MTGVFDSLVADMHSTQITASSTYHQHQQPPSGAGAGPGGSSSSSSSNGSLHKPQESPTLPVSTATDSSYYTNQQHPAGGGGGGASPYAHMGSYQYHASGLNNVPYSAKSSYDLGYTAAYTSYAPYGTSSSPVNNEPDKEDLEPEIRIVNGKPKKVRKPRTIYSSFQLAALQRRFQKTQYLALPERAELAASLGLTQTQVKIWFQNRRSKFKKMWKSGEIPTEQHPGASASPPCASPPVTAPASWDFGAPQRMGGGGPGSGGSGPGSSGSSPSSAASAFLGNYPWYHQASGSASHLQATAPLLHPSQTPQAHHHHHHHHHAGGGAPVSAGTIF; encoded by the exons ATGACTGGAGTCTTTGACAGTCTGGTGGCTGATATGCACTCGACCCAGATCACCGCCTCCAGCACgtaccaccagcaccagcagcccCCGAGCGGTGCCGGCGCGGGCcccggcggcagcagcagcagcagcagcagtaacgGCAGCCTGCACAAGCCCCAGGAGTCACCAACCCTCCCGGTGTCCACAGCTACCGACAGCAGCTACTACACCAACCAGCAGCACccggcgggcggcggcggcgggggggcCTCGCCCTACGCGCACATGGGCTCCTACCAGTACCACGCCAGCGGCCTCAACAACGTCCCCTACTCGGCCAAAAGCAGCTACGATCTGGGCTACACCGCCGCGTACACCTCCTATGCGCCCTACGGAACCAGTTCGTCCCCGGTCAACAATGAGCCTG ACAAGGAAGACCTTGAGCCTGAAATCCGGATAGTGAACGGGAAGCCAAAGAAAGTCCGGAAACCACGCACCATCTACTCCAGTTTCCAGCTGGCGGCCCTTCAGCGACGCTTCCAGAAGACCCAGTATCTGGCACTGCCAGAGAGAGCCGAGCTGGCGGCTTCTCTGGGCCTCACCCAGACTCAG GTCAAAATCTGGTTCCAGAACCGCCGATCCAAGTTCAAGAAGATGTGGAAAAGCGGTGAGATCCCCACGGAGCAGCACCCTGGAGCCAGCGCTTCTCCACCTTGTGCCTCCCCACCGGTCACGGCGCCAGCCTCCTGGGACTTCGGCGCGCCGCAGCGGATGGGGGGCGGCGGCCCGGGCAGCGGTGGCAGTGGCCCGGGCAGCTCCGGCTCCAGCCCGAGCAGCGCCGCCTCCGCGTTTCTGGGCAACTACCCGTGGTATCACCAGGCTTCGGGCTCCGCTTCACACCTGCAGGCCACCGCGCCACTTCTGCATCCCTCGCAGACTCCGCAGgcgcatcaccaccatcaccatcaccaccacgcAGGCGGGGGCGCCCCGGTGAGCGCGGGGACGATTTTCTAA
- the Dlx1 gene encoding homeobox protein DLX-1 isoform X2 — protein MTMTTMPESLNSPVSGKAVFMEFGPPNQQMSPSPMSHGHYSMHCLHSAGHSQPDSAYSSASSFSRPLGYPYVNSVSSHASSPYISSVQSYPGSASLAQSRLEDPGQDMVPEQTLQVQEADEARRGSSGGQRAGEWQGLVCRLPTGATRLESELLLWEGLRQQRRLLRPQLHVLVSFSAPRSYAAASTHVRLSVRTHPPPSHLPWPGPSRLQVHPPFRVPWARRRRTPR, from the exons ATGACCATGACCACCATGCCAGAAAGTCTCAACAGCCCCGTGTCGGGCAAGGCGGTGTTTATGGAGTTTGGGCCGCCCAACCAGCAAATGTCTCCTTCTCCCATGTCCCACGGGCACTACTCCATGCACTGTTTACACTCGGCGGGCCATTCGCAGCCCGACAGTGCCTACAGTTCGGCCTCGTCCTTCTCCCGACCGCTGGGCTACCCCTACGTCAACTCGGTCAGCAGCCACGCGTCCAGCCCCTACATCAGTTCCGTGCAGTCCTACCCCGGCAGCGCCAGCCTCGCCCAGAGCCGCCTGGAGGACCCAG GTCAAGATATGGTTCCAGAACAAACGCTCCAAGTTCAAGAAGCTGATGAAGCAAGGCGGGGCAGCTCTGGAGGGCAGCGCGCTGGCGAATGGCAGGGCCTTGTCTGCCGGCTCCCCACCGGTGCCACCCGGTTGGAATCCGAACTCCTCCTCTGGGAAGGGCTCCGGCAGCAGCGCCGGCTCCTACGTCCCCAGCTACACGTCTTGGTATCCTTCAGCGCACCAAGAAGCTATGCAGCAGCCTCAACTCATGTGAGATTATCAGTTCGCACTCACCCGcctccttcccatctcccttgGCCAGGCCCCTCCCGCCTCCAGGTCCATCCACCCTTTCGCGTGCCCTGGGCCAGGAGGAGAAGGACCCCGAGGTGA
- the Dlx1 gene encoding homeobox protein DLX-1 isoform X1, with amino-acid sequence MTMTTMPESLNSPVSGKAVFMEFGPPNQQMSPSPMSHGHYSMHCLHSAGHSQPDSAYSSASSFSRPLGYPYVNSVSSHASSPYISSVQSYPGSASLAQSRLEDPGADSEKSTVVEGGEVRFNGKGKKIRKPRTIYSSLQLQALNRRFQQTQYLALPERAELAASLGLTQTQVKIWFQNKRSKFKKLMKQGGAALEGSALANGRALSAGSPPVPPGWNPNSSSGKGSGSSAGSYVPSYTSWYPSAHQEAMQQPQLM; translated from the exons ATGACCATGACCACCATGCCAGAAAGTCTCAACAGCCCCGTGTCGGGCAAGGCGGTGTTTATGGAGTTTGGGCCGCCCAACCAGCAAATGTCTCCTTCTCCCATGTCCCACGGGCACTACTCCATGCACTGTTTACACTCGGCGGGCCATTCGCAGCCCGACAGTGCCTACAGTTCGGCCTCGTCCTTCTCCCGACCGCTGGGCTACCCCTACGTCAACTCGGTCAGCAGCCACGCGTCCAGCCCCTACATCAGTTCCGTGCAGTCCTACCCCGGCAGCGCCAGCCTCGCCCAGAGCCGCCTGGAGGACCCAG GGGCGGACTCCGAGAAGAGCACCGTGGTGGAAGGCGGTGAAGTGCGCTTTAATGGCAAAGGGAAAAAGATCCGTAAACCCAGGACAATTTATTCCAGTTTGCAGTTGCAGGCTTTGAACCGGAGGTTCCAACAAACTCAGTACCTAGCTCTCCCTGAGAGGGCGGAGCTCGCGGCCTCCTTGGGACTCACACAGACTCAG GTCAAGATATGGTTCCAGAACAAACGCTCCAAGTTCAAGAAGCTGATGAAGCAAGGCGGGGCAGCTCTGGAGGGCAGCGCGCTGGCGAATGGCAGGGCCTTGTCTGCCGGCTCCCCACCGGTGCCACCCGGTTGGAATCCGAACTCCTCCTCTGGGAAGGGCTCCGGCAGCAGCGCCGGCTCCTACGTCCCCAGCTACACGTCTTGGTATCCTTCAGCGCACCAAGAAGCTATGCAGCAGCCTCAACTCATGTGA